Proteins encoded together in one Chitinophaga varians window:
- a CDS encoding response regulator produces MKIKLAITDDHLLVINGLKAMLAPYPHITIVYESNAATALMEALPAAQPDVLLLDIQMPDIDGLELCKQVHKNHPEIKIIALTNFMESHYIKQMLRNGASGYLLKNTDEETLVAAIEKVYHGEQYLDAGIKQQLLHEMLTGQRSSGYEIPLTRREKEILKLIAEEHSNQQIAEKLFISLRTVETHRLNLTQKLAVKNTAGLVKEAIKRGLVD; encoded by the coding sequence ATGAAGATAAAACTAGCCATCACCGACGATCATCTGTTGGTCATCAATGGGTTAAAAGCCATGCTGGCACCTTATCCGCACATTACGATCGTATATGAAAGCAATGCCGCCACCGCCCTGATGGAAGCATTGCCCGCAGCACAACCGGATGTACTGCTGTTAGACATCCAAATGCCTGATATTGACGGACTGGAATTGTGCAAACAGGTGCATAAAAATCATCCAGAGATCAAAATCATTGCACTGACCAACTTCATGGAATCACATTACATCAAACAGATGCTGCGCAACGGCGCCAGCGGCTACCTGCTGAAAAATACCGATGAAGAAACGCTGGTGGCAGCCATTGAGAAGGTGTACCATGGAGAACAATATCTTGATGCCGGCATCAAACAACAGCTGCTCCATGAAATGCTTACCGGGCAACGATCATCCGGTTACGAGATTCCGCTTACCCGGCGTGAAAAAGAAATACTGAAGCTGATTGCAGAAGAACATTCCAATCAGCAGATCGCAGAGAAGCTGTTTATCAGTCTTCGTACCGTGGAAACACACCGGCTTAACCTCACCCAAAAGCTGGCCGTAAAAAATACCGCCGGACTGGTGAAAGAAGCCATCAAAAGAGGACTCGTAGATTAA
- the eboC gene encoding UbiA-like protein EboC (EboC, a homolog the polyprenyltransferase UbiA, belongs to system of proteins involved in the trafficking of precursor metabolites to an extracytoplasmic compartment so that the biosynthesis of certain natural products, such as scytonemin, can be completed.) has translation MSYIVSKVIGYLRLMRPANIVTAIADILAGVAISGYFLSVTFETLTLDLTLPVVCLCLATAGLYGGGVVFNDVFDAELDSKERPERPIPTGVISLTQAIILGSYLLLVGVLAAFSVGGINGLAGWLAIATAVSALVYDKWGKHHAFLGPVNMGLCRGLNLLLGISIVPGAVATWWWVGLVPILYIAAVTNISRGEVYGGTANSIRITAVCYAIVLLTIGTVAIFHHNGWKVLPFLLLFAWMIFRPLRNAWKNPIGPNIGKAVKAGIVALIVMNASWVAAFDALSYALAVLLLLPVSMSLGKAFAVT, from the coding sequence GTGAGTTATATTGTTAGCAAAGTAATCGGATACCTGCGCCTGATGCGCCCGGCCAATATTGTCACCGCCATTGCGGATATCCTGGCGGGGGTGGCCATTTCCGGCTATTTCCTGAGTGTGACCTTTGAAACACTGACACTGGACCTGACACTTCCGGTGGTATGCCTGTGTCTTGCCACCGCCGGCTTATACGGCGGCGGCGTTGTATTCAATGACGTATTTGACGCGGAGCTGGACAGCAAAGAACGGCCGGAACGGCCTATTCCTACTGGTGTCATCTCACTTACCCAGGCCATCATCCTGGGGAGCTACCTGTTGCTGGTGGGCGTCCTGGCGGCCTTTTCGGTAGGCGGCATCAATGGCCTCGCCGGCTGGCTCGCCATTGCCACAGCGGTTTCCGCACTCGTATATGATAAATGGGGAAAACACCACGCCTTCCTCGGTCCTGTTAATATGGGCCTGTGCCGTGGCCTCAACCTCCTCCTGGGCATCAGTATTGTGCCCGGGGCCGTGGCCACCTGGTGGTGGGTAGGACTGGTACCTATCCTTTATATCGCAGCAGTGACCAATATCAGCCGGGGCGAAGTATATGGCGGCACGGCCAACAGTATCCGGATTACAGCCGTCTGTTATGCTATTGTGTTGCTGACAATTGGCACTGTGGCCATTTTCCACCACAACGGCTGGAAAGTGCTGCCCTTCCTGCTGTTGTTCGCATGGATGATTTTTAGGCCGCTGCGGAATGCCTGGAAAAATCCCATCGGGCCTAACATCGGGAAAGCGGTGAAGGCCGGGATCGTAGCGCTGATCGTCATGAACGCCTCGTGGGTGGCCGCTTTCGATGCGCTCAGTTATGCTTTGGCAGTATTGTTGTTATTGCCCGTCTCTATGTCGCTGGGCAAAGCATTTGCCGTTACCTGA
- a CDS encoding TatD family hydrolase yields MCGIHELTEKDLQPLTYTPAYLDKIKGMRFFDPHVHMTSRTTDDYQAMADAGVVALIEPAFWLGQPRTGVDTFRDYFNSILGWERFRASQFGIKHYCTIGLNSKEANNEALAEAVMEILPQFIYKEGVVGVGEIGFDDQTPLEEKYYRAQLELAKEAGLPVQIHTPHRDKKKGTQRSMDIAIEHGLAPHMVIVDHNNEETVKEVLDRGFWAAFTIYPFTKMGNERMVEIVKQYGSERIMVNSAADWGISDPLAVPKTAALMHESGIDLNDIHLVTYINAVKAFAQSGQINEADFDLAGNIDQREKFNGSTVLRGGQQPRINKNTTIIR; encoded by the coding sequence ATGTGTGGTATTCATGAACTGACCGAAAAAGATCTTCAACCGTTAACGTATACTCCGGCTTATCTCGATAAAATCAAAGGCATGCGCTTCTTTGATCCGCATGTACACATGACTTCCCGGACTACCGACGATTACCAGGCGATGGCCGACGCAGGCGTGGTAGCCCTTATTGAGCCCGCTTTCTGGCTGGGACAGCCCCGTACCGGAGTAGACACCTTCCGCGATTATTTTAACAGTATCCTCGGCTGGGAAAGGTTCCGCGCGTCTCAGTTCGGCATTAAGCACTATTGCACCATCGGACTCAATTCCAAAGAAGCCAATAATGAAGCGCTGGCAGAAGCTGTTATGGAAATACTGCCGCAGTTTATTTACAAGGAAGGCGTGGTAGGTGTAGGGGAAATCGGTTTCGATGACCAGACACCGCTCGAAGAAAAATATTACCGCGCCCAGCTGGAACTGGCTAAAGAAGCCGGTTTGCCGGTACAGATACACACCCCTCACCGCGATAAGAAAAAAGGCACACAGCGCAGCATGGACATCGCCATTGAACATGGACTGGCGCCTCATATGGTCATTGTAGACCATAACAATGAAGAAACCGTGAAGGAAGTGCTGGACCGTGGCTTCTGGGCAGCATTTACCATCTACCCCTTTACCAAAATGGGCAATGAGAGAATGGTGGAGATAGTGAAGCAGTACGGTAGCGAGAGGATTATGGTCAATTCAGCGGCCGACTGGGGTATCAGCGATCCGCTCGCCGTTCCCAAGACGGCAGCCCTCATGCACGAAAGTGGTATTGACTTGAATGACATTCATTTGGTAACTTACATCAATGCTGTAAAGGCGTTTGCGCAAAGCGGCCAGATAAATGAAGCGGATTTTGATTTAGCCGGAAATATTGACCAGCGTGAGAAATTTAATGGAAGCACCGTTTTACGCGGAGGCCAGCAGCCCAGAATTAATAAAAATACAACCATCATCCGGTAA
- a CDS encoding EboA domain-containing protein, whose amino-acid sequence MAEYVYDRQQMSEGLAAIIAGNSSDAAREWLQQRLQKAASIPQFNQTFTAVPRFTGKNIIVVSPEQAAVLQQQVPGFFVHGWTLDRLIRAWWLLQLDTSDKAVYLDTIEKLFLSAEMNELAALYSALPLLAWPEEWKLRTAEGVRSNIGVVQEAIMLQNPYPARYLDEPAWNQLVMKAIFTDKPLHLISGLDERRNTALAAILTDFAHERWAAGRKVSPMQWRLLTTFITADNMADLTRVWHSADQTEKAAAALVFANTDYAPAKTLLASDPALTAEIQSGALSWDVIAAKLSQN is encoded by the coding sequence GTGGCGGAATATGTATATGACAGGCAGCAAATGAGCGAAGGGCTAGCTGCCATTATTGCCGGCAATAGTAGTGATGCAGCCAGAGAATGGCTACAGCAGCGGTTACAGAAGGCCGCTTCCATCCCGCAGTTTAACCAGACTTTCACCGCGGTCCCCAGGTTCACCGGAAAAAATATCATTGTCGTGTCGCCGGAACAGGCTGCAGTACTGCAACAGCAGGTGCCCGGCTTCTTCGTACACGGGTGGACGTTAGACCGCCTCATACGGGCATGGTGGCTGTTGCAACTCGATACTTCCGATAAAGCCGTTTACCTGGACACCATCGAAAAACTGTTCCTCTCTGCCGAAATGAATGAACTGGCAGCACTCTACAGTGCGCTGCCCTTGCTCGCATGGCCGGAAGAATGGAAACTTCGTACAGCCGAAGGCGTTCGGTCCAATATCGGTGTGGTACAGGAAGCTATTATGCTCCAAAATCCCTATCCCGCCCGTTATCTGGACGAACCCGCCTGGAACCAGCTGGTCATGAAAGCGATTTTTACAGATAAACCGCTGCACCTCATTTCCGGCCTCGATGAACGCAGAAATACCGCATTGGCGGCTATCCTGACTGATTTTGCACATGAGCGCTGGGCTGCCGGCAGAAAAGTATCGCCGATGCAGTGGCGGCTGCTGACAACCTTCATCACAGCAGATAATATGGCAGACCTCACCCGGGTATGGCACTCTGCTGACCAGACAGAAAAAGCGGCGGCGGCCCTCGTGTTTGCCAATACAGATTATGCACCGGCCAAAACATTACTGGCCTCAGACCCGGCACTGACTGCCGAAATACAAAGTGGCGCCCTCTCCTGGGACGTCATCGCAGCTAAATTATCCCAGAACTAA
- a CDS encoding FG-GAP repeat domain-containing protein, translating to MKGVVLATLCVVFTGLAIFSSCFAPSAKEKGKMLADKYCSSCHLPVDPSMLDKETWTKHVLPAMAPKLGIRVWSGDQYYPVEGQRQEGQISFQEWVELVKYYEQQAPEKLSPAKPPVPLQHDWFGFSIKRPVGVDSPGVATTTMVSFDTTAARIFTSDGYKSTLSAWDSSLRKVNSWQLPSAVVDMLYTRDSGKSSPAIITQIGNMRAVDEPAGIISRLNINDPASKKTDLMPFLKRPVQTLQADFDKDNLVDLLVCAFGHNQGGLYWLKQLPDHRYEQKTITEIPGAIHAEVGDFNGDGWPDAMVLFAAADEGIWLYENDRHGGFKSINLLRFPPLNGSTGFQLVDFNQDGKLDILYTCGDNADFSMVLKPFHGLYVYMNEGNNSYRQAWFYPVNGCTKAVAADFNLDGKTDIAAIAFFADLKNNPAEKFILFEGKDHQLNFTPHAPPIEKEGRWICMDVRDMDGDGDQDIILGNYGKGFNILDGYTPDWKEYQPFIVLENKRK from the coding sequence ATGAAAGGAGTTGTTCTGGCTACGTTATGTGTAGTGTTTACAGGCCTCGCGATCTTTAGCAGTTGTTTTGCCCCGTCAGCCAAAGAGAAAGGGAAAATGCTGGCCGATAAATATTGTTCATCCTGCCATCTGCCGGTAGATCCGTCCATGCTGGACAAGGAAACGTGGACCAAACATGTGCTGCCGGCCATGGCGCCGAAGCTGGGCATCCGGGTATGGTCCGGCGACCAGTATTATCCGGTGGAAGGCCAGCGGCAGGAGGGCCAGATATCTTTTCAGGAATGGGTGGAACTGGTGAAATATTACGAACAGCAGGCGCCTGAAAAACTGTCGCCCGCCAAACCGCCGGTGCCATTGCAACATGACTGGTTCGGCTTCTCCATTAAACGGCCTGTTGGTGTGGATTCGCCCGGCGTGGCAACTACGACGATGGTTTCCTTTGACACAACAGCCGCCCGCATTTTTACCAGCGATGGATATAAGAGTACGCTCAGCGCCTGGGACAGTTCCCTGCGTAAAGTCAATAGCTGGCAACTGCCTTCCGCGGTGGTAGATATGCTCTATACAAGGGATAGCGGTAAATCATCACCTGCAATCATCACCCAGATCGGTAATATGAGAGCCGTCGATGAGCCAGCGGGCATTATAAGCAGACTCAACATTAATGACCCTGCCAGTAAAAAAACGGACCTCATGCCTTTTCTTAAGCGTCCTGTGCAAACACTGCAGGCAGATTTTGACAAGGACAATCTGGTTGACCTGTTAGTGTGTGCCTTCGGTCATAACCAGGGCGGTTTATATTGGCTGAAACAGTTGCCAGACCACCGTTATGAGCAGAAGACCATCACAGAGATACCGGGTGCCATACATGCAGAAGTAGGAGATTTTAATGGGGACGGATGGCCGGATGCCATGGTCCTTTTTGCTGCAGCGGACGAAGGGATCTGGTTATATGAGAACGACCGGCACGGCGGCTTTAAATCTATTAACCTGCTGAGATTCCCGCCACTAAACGGTTCTACCGGTTTTCAACTGGTGGATTTTAACCAGGATGGTAAGCTGGATATTCTATATACCTGCGGTGATAATGCAGATTTTTCTATGGTGCTTAAACCTTTTCATGGTTTGTACGTCTATATGAACGAGGGTAACAACAGCTACCGTCAGGCATGGTTTTATCCCGTGAATGGCTGTACAAAGGCTGTAGCAGCAGATTTTAACCTGGACGGTAAAACAGATATTGCGGCGATTGCTTTTTTCGCAGACCTGAAAAATAATCCTGCAGAAAAATTTATTTTGTTTGAAGGAAAGGACCATCAGCTGAACTTCACGCCCCATGCGCCTCCTATCGAAAAGGAAGGGCGATGGATCTGTATGGACGTAAGAGATATGGATGGTGACGGAGACCAGGATATTATACTAGGAAACTATGGAAAAGGATTTAATATACTGGATGGATATACGCCTGATTGGAAGGAGTATCAACCCTTTATAGTGCTGGAAAACAAACGGAAGTGA
- a CDS encoding RagB/SusD family nutrient uptake outer membrane protein, which yields MKTLRYTSAILLVAALLNSGCSKNFLEKPAYSSLSEQIVANKDGVNYLLVGAYAALDGSGTPTSSLGGGNAWEAASTNWVYGSVAGGDAHKGSEGTDQTPINEIAIWQPNVANSFFNTKWRAVYEGVARCNNTLRLMAQAKDMSDADKLKVTAEARFLRGHYYFELKKMFNNVPYVTETTTDPLVPNDVDIWPNIEADFKFAQANLPPTQPQVARANKWAAQIYLAKTYLYQKKYADALPLFNDAIANGVTSNGLKYQLTDNFEDNFDASKKNNSESVFAIQMSANDGTNGIANANMGDMLNFPANFKCCGFYQPTFDLVNSYRVDDNGLPYLDDYNQHAVKSDMGIKATQPFTPDNGLVDPRLDWTVGRRGLPYHDWGYFAGSTWIRDQSQRYAGPFATKKMVYWNYNKDKYMDNNSWAPGTAINVLLIRFSDVLLMAAECAAETGDLGTAMGYVNQVRSRMKDHPEGWVHDYKDPANPIQGFDPAKPLPYYKIGLYTAFPDVTYARKAIRFERKLELAMEGHRFFDLSRWGIADQVLNAYFAFEGAITDDVKGGHFTKGRNEYFPIPQRQIDLTLKNGQPVLKQNNGY from the coding sequence ATGAAAACATTACGATATACTAGTGCAATATTGCTCGTGGCTGCGCTACTGAACAGTGGTTGCTCCAAGAACTTTCTTGAAAAGCCTGCGTACAGTTCCCTGTCGGAACAGATCGTAGCCAACAAGGATGGTGTGAACTACCTGCTTGTAGGTGCCTATGCAGCGCTCGACGGCTCTGGTACGCCTACCAGCTCCCTCGGTGGCGGTAACGCCTGGGAAGCGGCATCCACCAACTGGGTGTACGGCAGCGTGGCCGGTGGCGATGCTCATAAAGGCAGTGAAGGTACCGACCAGACGCCTATCAATGAAATTGCCATCTGGCAGCCGAACGTCGCCAACTCTTTCTTCAATACCAAATGGAGAGCGGTATATGAAGGCGTGGCCCGTTGCAACAATACCCTGAGACTGATGGCGCAGGCTAAAGACATGTCTGATGCCGATAAACTAAAGGTGACGGCAGAAGCACGGTTTCTCAGAGGGCACTATTATTTTGAGCTGAAGAAAATGTTCAACAACGTGCCTTATGTGACGGAAACTACTACCGATCCGCTGGTACCCAATGATGTGGACATATGGCCCAATATTGAGGCCGACTTTAAATTTGCACAGGCCAATCTGCCGCCTACACAGCCGCAGGTTGCCCGCGCCAACAAATGGGCCGCACAGATCTATCTGGCTAAAACCTACCTCTATCAGAAAAAGTATGCAGACGCCCTGCCGCTTTTCAACGACGCCATCGCTAACGGCGTAACATCTAATGGCCTGAAATACCAGCTCACGGACAACTTCGAAGACAACTTCGATGCGTCCAAAAAGAATAATTCGGAATCCGTATTTGCCATCCAGATGTCTGCCAACGATGGCACCAACGGTATCGCCAACGCCAATATGGGAGACATGCTGAACTTCCCGGCCAACTTCAAATGCTGCGGTTTCTACCAGCCAACTTTTGACCTCGTGAATTCCTATCGCGTAGATGATAACGGATTACCTTATCTGGACGATTATAACCAGCATGCAGTGAAGTCTGATATGGGCATCAAAGCCACACAGCCTTTTACGCCGGATAACGGACTGGTAGACCCCCGTCTGGACTGGACCGTTGGTCGTCGCGGCCTTCCATATCATGACTGGGGATACTTTGCGGGTTCCACCTGGATACGTGACCAGTCACAACGATATGCCGGTCCGTTTGCCACCAAAAAAATGGTGTACTGGAACTACAATAAGGACAAATACATGGACAACAACTCCTGGGCGCCCGGTACAGCCATCAACGTATTGCTGATCCGTTTCTCTGATGTGTTGCTGATGGCCGCGGAATGTGCTGCCGAAACAGGTGATCTGGGAACAGCAATGGGCTATGTTAACCAGGTACGCAGCCGTATGAAAGATCATCCGGAAGGATGGGTGCACGATTATAAAGATCCTGCCAATCCTATTCAGGGCTTCGATCCTGCCAAGCCACTGCCGTATTACAAGATCGGCTTGTATACCGCTTTTCCGGACGTGACTTATGCGCGTAAAGCGATCCGCTTCGAGCGTAAGCTGGAACTGGCGATGGAAGGGCACCGCTTCTTCGATCTGTCCCGCTGGGGCATTGCAGACCAGGTGTTGAACGCTTATTTTGCTTTTGAAGGCGCTATCACAGATGACGTGAAAGGCGGCCATTTTACGAAAGGCAGAAATGAGTATTTCCCTATTCCGCAACGCCAGATAGATCTGACGTTGAAAAATGGTCAGCCGGTATTGAAACAAAATAACGGATACTAA
- a CDS encoding SusC/RagA family TonB-linked outer membrane protein, with amino-acid sequence MKKHFYQGLAVLLCGILLLLGSSNVFAQTKVTGKVSDKASGNPLPGVTVYVKGTNRGTATDPTGSFTIQAKSGETLVFSFVGYDPQEAVVSSGAVNVQLAEKVGSLEEVVVTGYASQKKKDLTGAVAVVKVENITKQPTSQIANQLQGQVSGITIVGTGQPGQEPQVSVRGKNTFGNNTPLYIIDGVPISNLADVNPNDVQTMQVLKDAGAASIYGARAANGVIIITTKRGTGKVKVQYDGYYGTQRPQGGNPFHILNPQEQADLLWMATRNSTAAGSTPVFDDVLYGKGDKPVLPDYIYPEGAMEGDPRVDPSKYYLIPDYKDPGLLNSFYRINKANKQGTDWYHEIFKPAPITSHNISVAGGGDIGSYFFSMYYFNQQGTLTNTYNKRYAVRANSSFNITDHIRVGENMEYSIIQNPQIGILTEGSGIGMAFREQSIIPVYDIKGNYAGTWGGALGNARNPVAIQDRFGSTKALASRLLGSVYAEADIMKDFTLRTSFGGEIYSFNNHSFTYPEYENKENTSVNSYTETTGNGYDWTWTNTLSYHKKIARDHDLKVMIGTEAFQQVDRTLTGTTTNYFSFDPNFTSLSSGFGTPVNGSGYGSNTLFSLFGRVDYSFKDRYLLGALIRRDGSSRFGANNRYGNFPAVSAAWRISQEEFMKNITWLSDLKIRGGWGIMGNQINVDPANAFTTFTFNKATSFYDMTGSTSNLATGFMQGRIGNPNAKWESNTNSNIGIDATLFRGALEFSLDYYNKRIKDLLFNPELPGVYGAAAPPYANVAEMKNHGWDFSATGNIQLASKLKLTLTGTFTSYKNEILKISESAPYFERDTRRYGVAIIRNAVGHSISEFFGYQIDKFWDSQAEVDAANNAAKAKYPGLSEYQQAAAPGRFRYKDVNGDGKIDAQDRTYLGSPNPDFTYGLNIGLTYKNWDFSMFFYGVHGNKIWNQVRWWTDIYGSFNGAKSKTALYDSWLPDRKNAKAPIQELKPNFSTSDPPTSYYVENGSYLRAKNLMIGYTFPAYMLKRVGVEKFRIYAQAANLFTITKYTGLDPEITGNTDSFGIDEGAYPNQRQYLVGVTLNF; translated from the coding sequence ATGAAAAAACATTTTTACCAGGGACTGGCCGTTCTTCTATGCGGCATACTGCTATTACTGGGCAGTAGTAACGTATTCGCACAAACGAAAGTTACGGGAAAGGTGTCTGATAAAGCATCAGGCAACCCGCTACCCGGCGTTACGGTATATGTAAAAGGTACTAACCGCGGTACCGCTACTGATCCCACCGGCAGTTTTACCATTCAGGCTAAATCAGGAGAAACATTGGTGTTCTCCTTTGTTGGTTACGATCCGCAGGAAGCGGTGGTCAGCTCGGGCGCTGTCAACGTACAGCTGGCCGAGAAAGTCGGTTCACTCGAAGAAGTCGTAGTGACCGGTTATGCCAGCCAGAAGAAAAAAGACCTCACCGGCGCAGTAGCCGTAGTGAAGGTGGAAAACATTACCAAACAACCTACCTCCCAGATCGCTAATCAGCTGCAGGGACAGGTTTCCGGTATCACCATCGTAGGTACCGGTCAGCCCGGCCAGGAACCACAGGTGTCCGTACGCGGTAAAAACACCTTCGGTAACAACACGCCGCTGTATATCATCGACGGGGTGCCCATCTCCAATCTGGCAGATGTAAACCCTAACGACGTGCAAACCATGCAGGTACTGAAAGATGCAGGCGCAGCCTCTATCTATGGTGCCCGTGCAGCCAACGGCGTTATTATCATCACCACCAAAAGAGGCACCGGAAAAGTAAAAGTGCAGTACGACGGTTACTACGGTACACAAAGGCCTCAGGGAGGTAATCCTTTCCACATCCTCAATCCACAGGAACAGGCCGACCTGCTGTGGATGGCTACCCGTAACAGCACCGCCGCCGGCAGCACGCCCGTATTTGACGATGTGCTTTATGGTAAAGGCGATAAACCGGTACTGCCGGACTATATCTATCCCGAAGGAGCCATGGAAGGAGATCCCCGCGTAGATCCCTCTAAATACTATCTCATTCCGGACTATAAAGATCCAGGCCTGCTGAACAGCTTCTATCGTATCAACAAAGCCAACAAACAAGGCACTGACTGGTACCACGAGATATTCAAGCCCGCCCCTATCACCAGCCATAATATATCTGTGGCCGGTGGCGGCGATATCGGCAGCTACTTCTTCTCCATGTATTATTTCAATCAACAGGGTACGCTGACCAATACCTATAACAAACGTTATGCGGTAAGGGCCAACAGTAGCTTCAATATCACAGACCATATCCGTGTGGGTGAAAATATGGAGTATTCCATTATCCAGAACCCGCAAATCGGTATCCTCACAGAAGGCAGCGGTATCGGTATGGCTTTCCGTGAACAAAGCATCATCCCGGTGTATGATATCAAAGGCAACTATGCCGGTACCTGGGGCGGCGCGCTGGGCAATGCCCGTAACCCGGTGGCCATACAGGACCGTTTCGGTAGCACCAAAGCGCTCGCCAGCAGATTGCTCGGTAGCGTGTACGCTGAAGCAGACATTATGAAAGACTTCACCCTGCGTACCTCTTTCGGCGGTGAAATCTATTCCTTTAACAACCACAGCTTCACCTATCCGGAATACGAAAACAAGGAAAATACCAGCGTAAACTCCTATACGGAAACTACCGGTAACGGTTACGACTGGACCTGGACCAACACCCTCAGCTATCATAAAAAGATAGCCCGGGATCATGACCTGAAAGTGATGATCGGTACAGAGGCTTTCCAGCAGGTAGACCGTACACTGACAGGTACGACCACTAACTATTTCTCCTTCGATCCGAACTTTACGTCCCTCTCTTCCGGCTTCGGAACACCTGTAAACGGCAGCGGCTATGGCTCCAATACACTGTTCTCCCTGTTTGGCAGAGTAGATTATTCCTTTAAAGACAGGTACCTCCTGGGCGCCCTGATCCGCCGTGATGGTTCTTCCCGTTTCGGCGCCAACAACCGCTATGGTAACTTCCCTGCGGTGAGCGCGGCATGGCGTATCTCCCAGGAAGAGTTCATGAAGAACATTACCTGGCTCTCCGACCTGAAAATCCGTGGTGGCTGGGGTATTATGGGTAACCAGATCAATGTGGACCCAGCCAACGCCTTTACCACTTTCACATTTAACAAGGCCACTTCTTTCTATGACATGACCGGCAGCACCTCCAATCTGGCCACCGGCTTTATGCAGGGAAGGATCGGCAACCCAAATGCCAAGTGGGAAAGCAATACCAACTCCAATATCGGTATCGATGCGACCCTGTTCAGAGGCGCGCTGGAGTTCTCTCTCGACTATTATAACAAACGGATTAAAGATTTGCTGTTCAATCCTGAACTGCCCGGCGTATACGGTGCCGCTGCCCCGCCTTATGCCAACGTAGCAGAAATGAAAAACCATGGCTGGGATTTCTCTGCTACCGGCAACATACAGCTGGCTTCCAAACTGAAACTTACCCTCACCGGAACCTTCACCAGCTACAAAAACGAGATCCTGAAAATATCTGAATCTGCTCCCTACTTCGAAAGAGATACCCGCCGCTACGGTGTAGCGATTATCCGTAACGCAGTAGGCCACAGCATCAGCGAATTCTTCGGATATCAGATCGATAAATTCTGGGACAGCCAGGCAGAAGTGGATGCTGCCAACAACGCGGCCAAAGCCAAATATCCGGGCCTCTCAGAATATCAGCAGGCAGCTGCCCCCGGCCGCTTCCGCTATAAGGACGTTAACGGCGACGGCAAAATCGACGCGCAGGACCGCACCTATCTCGGTAGTCCCAACCCAGACTTTACCTATGGCCTGAACATCGGCCTCACCTATAAGAACTGGGATTTTTCCATGTTCTTCTATGGTGTGCATGGCAACAAGATCTGGAACCAGGTAAGATGGTGGACCGATATCTACGGCTCTTTCAACGGCGCAAAAAGCAAAACAGCCTTATACGATTCCTGGCTGCCTGACCGCAAAAACGCCAAAGCGCCTATTCAGGAGCTGAAACCTAACTTCAGCACTTCCGATCCTCCAACATCCTACTATGTTGAAAACGGCTCTTATCTCCGCGCTAAAAACCTGATGATAGGGTATACCTTCCCTGCCTATATGCTGAAGAGAGTAGGCGTGGAAAAATTCAGGATATATGCACAGGCTGCCAACCTGTTCACTATCACCAAATACACAGGTCTCGATCCTGAAATCACCGGTAATACAGACTCCTTCGGTATCGACGAAGGTGCTTATCCTAACCAGCGTCAGTACCTGGTGGGCGTTACACTGAATTTCTGA
- a CDS encoding transmembrane 220 family protein — protein sequence MKIFNIIFCFLFIVFAGLQYNDPDPYVWMPIYLFSAVCCWLAARQRFYPRWYLTGIAVYFVYAVYLFFTKDGVVDWVSQHQAENIAQTMKAEKPWIEDTREFFGLFICIVVLGINYFYGKKKA from the coding sequence ATGAAAATTTTCAACATTATCTTTTGTTTCCTTTTTATTGTTTTTGCGGGGCTGCAATACAATGACCCTGATCCTTACGTCTGGATGCCTATTTATTTGTTCTCAGCCGTATGCTGCTGGCTGGCAGCGCGGCAGCGGTTTTATCCCCGCTGGTACCTGACAGGCATCGCTGTTTATTTCGTATATGCGGTCTATTTATTCTTCACCAAAGACGGGGTAGTGGACTGGGTATCGCAACACCAGGCGGAGAATATTGCACAGACCATGAAAGCAGAAAAGCCGTGGATAGAGGACACCCGTGAATTTTTCGGGTTATTCATTTGTATCGTAGTTTTGGGCATCAATTATTTTTACGGCAAAAAGAAAGCATAA